A part of Solibacillus sp. FSL H8-0538 genomic DNA contains:
- a CDS encoding AMP-binding protein, protein MVLQKNPKFYNHALPDSIDLPVFPIGRMFKGSKGKYGNGTAVIFNNHRISFKELYTESLKLANALYELGYGKGDVITVYLPNSIQFVISYYGIILSGATYSPIDPLMPVSEVVSQIKDNGTVAVIAHESCVKNLVDHADELLLRNVIVTGDVELDGFDVFIDLSQFSSNYFGFNDLKIRFEAKQLNLLIDPQKNSTYLSYTGGTTGGQKSVLSKHYNYVSSCIVSGASRGMLPYIIDSDGVTVKPLTMQMNSSRNNYASPKQQLP, encoded by the coding sequence ATGGTATTACAAAAAAATCCAAAGTTCTATAATCATGCACTACCAGATTCAATTGATTTACCAGTGTTTCCGATTGGAAGAATGTTTAAAGGTAGCAAGGGGAAATATGGAAATGGAACAGCGGTTATTTTCAATAATCACCGTATTTCCTTTAAAGAGCTTTATACTGAATCTCTTAAATTAGCCAATGCACTTTATGAACTTGGCTATGGGAAGGGGGATGTTATTACAGTCTATCTTCCGAATAGTATACAATTTGTTATTTCTTATTATGGAATTATCCTTTCAGGTGCAACGTATTCGCCTATCGATCCTTTAATGCCAGTAAGTGAAGTGGTTTCTCAAATTAAAGATAATGGGACAGTAGCAGTTATTGCACATGAGTCCTGTGTGAAAAATCTTGTAGATCATGCGGATGAACTACTGTTAAGAAACGTTATTGTCACAGGAGACGTTGAGCTGGACGGATTTGATGTATTCATTGATTTATCTCAATTCAGTTCAAATTATTTTGGCTTTAATGATCTAAAAATTCGTTTTGAGGCAAAACAGTTGAACCTTCTAATTGATCCACAAAAAAATAGTACGTATCTATCCTATACGGGCGGTACTACAGGCGGTCAAAAGAGTGTGCTAAGTAAGCACTATAATTATGTAAGTAGTTGCATAGTCTCAGGTGCAAGTAGGGGGATGCTGCCATATATAATTGATAGTGATGGTGTAACAGTCAAACCTTTGACAATGCAGATGAATTCTTCCAGGAATAACTATGCATCCCCAAAACAGCAGTTACCATGA
- a CDS encoding BrxA/BrxB family bacilliredoxin, which produces MNAYDEYMRQVTQPMRDELENAGFTQLTTADAVNEFMATAKGTSLVVINSVCGCAAGLARPAAREAIAEVKPDHLVTVFAGQDQDATASMRAFFDEVPPSSPSMAILKDGELAYFIPRENIEGFPMEQIRDHLADVLKQICAE; this is translated from the coding sequence ATGAATGCTTACGACGAATATATGCGCCAAGTAACTCAACCAATGCGTGATGAGTTAGAGAATGCAGGGTTTACACAATTAACAACTGCGGATGCGGTAAATGAATTTATGGCGACGGCAAAGGGGACTTCTTTAGTTGTCATCAACTCTGTGTGCGGATGTGCGGCAGGTCTTGCTCGTCCAGCAGCGCGTGAGGCGATTGCGGAAGTGAAACCAGATCACTTAGTAACTGTGTTTGCGGGTCAAGATCAAGATGCAACTGCTTCAATGCGCGCATTCTTTGATGAGGTACCACCAAGCTCACCATCAATGGCGATTTTAAAGGACGGCGAGTTAGCGTACTTTATTCCTCGTGAAAATATCGAGGGCTTCCCGATGGAGCAAATTCGCGATCATCTTGCTGATGTATTAAAGCAAATATGTGCGGAGTAA
- a CDS encoding AMP-binding enzyme has translation MRSINRRDEVSIITIIDSKKDRLINNGYNNYPFQLEELLYEHELVKSCVVGGITDEMVGGKPKAFVVLKPGATAILEEIKH, from the coding sequence TTGAGAAGTATAAATAGACGTGATGAGGTTAGTATTATTACCATTATAGATAGTAAAAAGGACAGGCTTATTAATAACGGCTATAATAATTATCCTTTTCAGTTAGAAGAACTACTTTATGAGCATGAATTAGTAAAATCCTGTGTAGTAGGTGGAATTACAGATGAAATGGTTGGGGGAAAGCCAAAAGCCTTCGTCGTATTGAAACCAGGTGCCACGGCCATACTTGAAGAGATTAAGCACTAA
- a CDS encoding KAP family P-loop NTPase fold protein has protein sequence MTNVKEVKYLGVTDIPILNSSEDSLKVEMYIEGLVDFISSCKTPMTIALQGDWGTGKTSFINLVDHKLYEKTDALSKNMDTKSKSKERGYKEDKVVTIKFNTWKYSQFNQEDHLTLSFLSYLVSALIGKKMPEIYEEALNDQTTDKTPSFAKRFFNTMGTLAYDVTKDVFSGALMASFGVAPANAAGQVNNNSDQSKKINVFEQTKIYDSAIAIETLKEMFQEAVRQKLLDSGCDRVVIFIDDLDRLQPKLAVTLLEIIKLFLDIEKCVFVLAVDYTVVTRGIRLKYEDEDISDEKTQSFFDKMIQVPFHIPTEFYNFEEFLIDNLKGYIKDQEQIEKIKTVMHRSIGRNPRAVKRLLNSFYLISSIAFRDSDTKQNESKQYAQLLAVLCMQLAYEPVYKYFCENDKDLPIFRVQSGDDVGRLLSNELISYKKQNLSKYYSFIISLKEFVFGELDLLSEAEKNPDVLAALEDLHLVLNYAKITDEKDGGSSDEYQIIKLSEITQFNGLQSTVETIKYKEPLNERTTNGQMFEILGHIILNNETYIKKIESLSDMHEGGLDTRLVLPLIWKLSDDEKKNLATYAPRYANEYKNYVQTLSKRQVPGTNTEIITNYTAIDVVKNLYHILKYLNYDGIDNIQVYVKNKTKKNQKKTEQEIKEPVTV, from the coding sequence ATGACAAATGTAAAAGAAGTGAAATATCTTGGGGTGACGGATATTCCGATTTTGAATTCATCGGAGGATTCTTTAAAGGTAGAAATGTACATAGAAGGTCTTGTCGACTTTATTTCTTCTTGTAAAACGCCAATGACAATTGCCCTACAAGGTGACTGGGGGACTGGTAAAACATCATTTATAAATCTTGTAGATCATAAGTTATATGAAAAAACAGACGCATTAAGTAAAAATATGGATACAAAATCTAAATCAAAAGAGCGTGGTTACAAAGAAGATAAGGTTGTAACAATTAAATTTAACACATGGAAATACTCACAATTTAACCAAGAGGACCATTTAACACTTTCATTTTTAAGCTATTTAGTTAGTGCGTTGATTGGTAAGAAAATGCCGGAAATTTATGAGGAAGCATTAAATGATCAAACAACGGATAAAACACCTTCATTTGCAAAACGTTTCTTTAATACAATGGGTACTTTAGCTTATGATGTTACAAAAGATGTATTTTCTGGAGCGCTGATGGCAAGCTTCGGGGTTGCTCCAGCAAATGCTGCCGGACAAGTTAATAATAATTCGGACCAATCAAAGAAAATAAATGTTTTCGAGCAAACGAAAATTTATGATTCAGCAATTGCGATAGAGACACTGAAAGAGATGTTCCAAGAGGCAGTTCGCCAAAAATTACTAGATTCAGGTTGTGATCGGGTTGTCATCTTTATTGATGATTTAGATCGACTACAGCCTAAGCTCGCTGTTACTTTGTTAGAAATTATCAAGCTTTTCCTAGATATTGAAAAATGCGTATTTGTACTAGCCGTTGATTATACAGTTGTAACTCGAGGCATTCGACTTAAATATGAAGATGAAGATATTTCAGATGAAAAAACACAAAGCTTCTTTGATAAAATGATTCAAGTGCCATTTCATATTCCAACAGAGTTTTATAATTTCGAAGAGTTTTTAATTGATAATTTAAAGGGATATATAAAAGACCAAGAACAAATCGAAAAAATTAAAACCGTTATGCATCGCAGTATTGGACGTAATCCACGGGCTGTAAAACGTTTACTTAATTCATTTTATTTAATTTCTAGCATTGCATTCCGCGATTCTGATACTAAACAGAATGAAAGTAAGCAATATGCACAATTATTAGCAGTTTTATGTATGCAATTAGCGTATGAACCAGTTTATAAATATTTCTGTGAAAATGATAAGGACTTACCAATTTTCCGTGTGCAATCAGGTGATGATGTTGGTAGGCTTTTATCAAATGAACTCATTTCCTATAAAAAACAGAATTTATCGAAGTATTATTCATTTATTATTTCTTTAAAAGAATTTGTTTTTGGTGAACTTGATTTACTCTCTGAAGCTGAAAAGAATCCAGATGTTTTAGCAGCGTTAGAAGATTTACATTTAGTATTAAATTATGCCAAAATCACAGACGAAAAAGACGGTGGTTCGAGCGATGAATACCAAATTATCAAACTATCCGAAATTACCCAATTTAATGGTTTACAATCAACAGTTGAAACAATAAAATATAAAGAACCTCTAAATGAAAGAACGACAAATGGTCAAATGTTTGAAATTTTAGGACATATCATTTTGAATAATGAAACATATATTAAAAAAATCGAGTCATTAAGTGATATGCATGAGGGAGGGCTTGATACGCGACTTGTTTTGCCTCTAATTTGGAAGCTTTCTGATGATGAGAAAAAAAACCTGGCAACCTATGCTCCAAGATATGCGAATGAATATAAAAATTATGTTCAAACATTGTCAAAGCGTCAAGTACCTGGAACAAACACAGAAATTATCACAAACTACACAGCAATCGATGTTGTAAAAAACCTGTATCATATATTAAAATACTTAAACTATGATGGAATTGATAATATTCAAGTATATGTAAAGAATAAAACAAAGAAAAACCAAAAGAAAACAGAACAAGAAATAAAAGAGCCGGTAACTGTATAA
- a CDS encoding class I SAM-dependent methyltransferase: MCGVTIVTTAGRPDELTQALADKACAELGLRFEPRKKRSVTKLSEQFSANVIVAGKNRYEYYMKGADAPFFFHPNSAAFRLKRVARGEAEPLLSACQLEQGDSFLDCTLGIGADSMLAAFAVGESGRVVGLEADRNVTFIVQKGMQTYDTTELPLTACMRGIDVIHSEAVNYLKQQKDNSFDVVYMDPMFEKVIEEATNFEVLRVAGTHIALSEEWVREAKRVAKKRVVLKAHYQSEWFEQFGFVRDIRLTAKFHYGVIIK, encoded by the coding sequence ATGTGCGGAGTAACAATTGTTACAACGGCCGGGCGTCCAGATGAATTGACACAAGCGTTAGCGGACAAGGCATGCGCGGAGCTAGGATTACGCTTTGAGCCGCGCAAAAAGCGTTCCGTTACAAAACTCAGTGAGCAGTTCAGTGCGAATGTCATCGTTGCAGGAAAAAATCGATACGAATATTATATGAAAGGTGCAGATGCGCCTTTCTTTTTTCATCCGAATTCGGCGGCGTTTCGCTTGAAGCGTGTAGCACGTGGTGAGGCAGAACCGCTTTTATCGGCTTGTCAGCTCGAACAAGGGGATTCCTTCCTTGATTGCACGCTTGGCATTGGCGCTGATAGTATGCTGGCGGCGTTTGCAGTAGGTGAGAGTGGACGTGTAGTTGGACTAGAAGCAGACCGAAATGTTACTTTCATTGTACAAAAAGGGATGCAAACGTATGATACAACTGAACTTCCTTTAACAGCTTGCATGCGCGGCATTGATGTGATTCATTCTGAAGCGGTCAACTATTTAAAGCAGCAGAAGGACAATAGTTTTGACGTAGTGTATATGGATCCAATGTTTGAAAAAGTAATCGAAGAAGCAACGAATTTTGAAGTGCTTAGAGTAGCAGGTACCCATATCGCATTGTCTGAAGAGTGGGTGCGTGAGGCAAAGCGTGTTGCGAAAAAACGTGTTGTCTTAAAAGCACATTATCAGTCTGAATGGTTCGAGCAGTTTGGCTTTGTGCGTGATATCCGCTTAACGGCGAAGTTTCATTATGGTGTAATAATAAAATAA